The Streptomyces laurentii genome contains a region encoding:
- a CDS encoding iclR-family transcriptional regulator (Bacterial transcriptional regulator; pfam01614;~Helix-turn-helix domains; cl00088;~IclR-family transcriptional regulator [Streptomyces albus J1074];~Transcriptional regulator [Transcription]; COG1414;~identified by MetaGeneAnnotator; putative): MPTSSARATDAAKPAAASGGVQSLERAFDLLERMADAGGEVGLSELSASSGLPLPTIHRLMRTLVACGYVRQQPNRRYALGPRLIRLGESASRLLGTWARPYLARLVEETGETANMALLDGDEVVYVAQVPSKHSMRMFTEVGRRVLPHSTGVGKALLAHTPADEVRALLARTGMPAATERTITTPDGFLDALTVVRESGYAVDDNEQEIGVRCLAVSVPDSPTAAAISISGPAGRVTEAATEKIVPILQQVARELSAALATTSGGAQN, encoded by the coding sequence GTGCCGACGTCCAGCGCCCGCGCCACCGACGCCGCCAAGCCCGCCGCCGCGAGCGGTGGCGTCCAGTCCCTCGAGCGCGCCTTCGACCTCCTGGAACGGATGGCCGACGCGGGCGGCGAGGTCGGGCTGAGCGAACTCTCCGCCAGCAGCGGCCTGCCGCTCCCGACGATCCACCGGCTGATGCGCACCCTCGTCGCCTGCGGCTACGTGCGCCAGCAGCCCAACCGCCGCTACGCGCTCGGCCCCCGCCTCATCCGGCTCGGCGAGTCCGCCTCCCGGCTGCTCGGCACCTGGGCCCGCCCGTATCTGGCGCGGCTCGTCGAGGAGACCGGCGAGACCGCGAACATGGCCCTGCTCGACGGCGACGAGGTCGTGTACGTCGCCCAGGTGCCGTCCAAGCACTCCATGCGCATGTTCACCGAGGTCGGCCGCCGGGTGCTGCCGCACTCGACCGGCGTCGGCAAGGCGCTGCTCGCGCACACCCCGGCCGACGAGGTGCGGGCGCTGCTCGCCCGTACCGGCATGCCGGCCGCCACCGAGCGGACCATCACCACGCCCGACGGGTTCCTGGACGCCCTGACCGTGGTGCGCGAGAGCGGGTACGCGGTCGACGACAACGAGCAGGAGATCGGGGTCCGCTGCCTGGCCGTGTCGGTGCCCGACTCCCCCACCGCGGCGGCCATCTCCATCTCCGGTCCGGCCGGCCGGGTCACGGAGGCGGCGACCGAGAAGATCGTGCCGATCCTCCAGCAGGTCGCGCGGGAGCTGTCGGCGGCGCTGGCGACCACCTCGGGCGGCGCCCAGAACTGA